One Maribacter sp. HTCC2170 genomic window, TAAATATTTGAAAACTATACGTCTGTTGTGTGTGCCCTTTTCAGCTGTCTGATTGTTAGCTGCCTTAGACTTTGTTATCAATGGCTCAACAAACTGCTTTAAGGCTTTTGCCTTGGCAACAGTAGTGTTTATTCTTTTATGCTCTATAAGAGAAGAAGCCATATTTGCCAACATAGCTTTTCTATGTGCAGCTTTTCTTCCTAAATGATTAACTTTTTTTCCGTGTCTCATTATTCAATTTTATCATCTTGCTACCAAATCCCAAAAATTACCTTTAGGAGAGCAAAATATGATTATTTAATCTTTGTCTAATTTATATTTTGAAAGATCCATTCCGAAGCTCAATCCTTTGTTGATCACCAACTCTTCAAGTTCAGTTAAGGATTTCTTTCCAAAGTTTCTGAACTTCATCAAGTCATTTTTATTGAATGAAACCAAGTCTCCCAAAGTATCTACTTCAGCTGCTTTCAAACAATTCAAAGCACGAACTGAAAGATCCATGTCTACTAATTTCGTTTTCAACAATTGACGCATATGTAATGATTCCTCATCATATGTTTCAGTTTGAGCTATCTCATCCGCCTCAAGTGTGATTCTCTCATCGGAGAATAACATGAAGTGGTGAATAAGAACTTTTGCACCTTCAGTCAAAGCATCTTTCGGGTGTATTGAACCATCAGTAACGATTTCAAAAACTAATTTTTCATAATCAGTCTTTTGTTCAACCCTAAAGTTTTCAATACTATATTTTACATTTTTTATAGGTGTAAAAATAGAATCAACCGCAATTGTACCTAAGGCAGCATTGGATTTTTTGTTTTCCTCTGCAGGAACATACCCTCTACCTTTATCAATAACAATTTCCATATTGATACTGACCTTGGAATCCATATTACAGATAACCAAATCAGGGTTCAAAACTTGATACCCAGAAATGAATTTTTGAAAATCACCAGCAGTCAATTGATCTTTTCCACTTACAGAAATAGATACAACCTCAGCTTCTGAATCCTCAATTTGCTTTTTAAAACGAACTTGTTTCAAGTTCAAAATAATCTCTGTAACATCTTCTACAACACCAGGAATTACAGAGAACTCATGTTCTACTTTATCAATCCTTACAGAAGTAATAGCATGGCCTTCCAAAGATGAAAGCAATACTCTTCTTAATGCGTTCCCAACGGTTAAACCGTAACCAGGTTCCAATGGTCTAAATTCAAATTTCCCTTCGAAATCTGAAGAATCGATCATTATTACTTTATCGGGTTTCTGAAAATTAAATAATGCCATAATTGGATCAGTGTTGTTTTATTTTGAGTATAACTCGACGATTAATTGTTCCTTGATATTTTCAGGAATCTGCATTCTCTCTGGAACAGAAACAAAAGTTCCTTCTTTCTTTTCTGAGTTCCAAGTAATCCATTCATATACATGACCACTAGCTGACAAAGCATCTTCAATAGTCTGTAAAGATTTTGATTTTTCTCTTACTCCTACAACATCACCTGCTTTCAAAGAATAAGAAGGAATATTAACCAACTCCCCATTAACCGTAATATGCCTGTGAGAAACCAATTGTCTTGCACCTCTTCTAGAAGTAGAGACTCCCATTCTGTAAACTACATTGTCAAGTCTTGATTCACAAAGTTGTAAAAGTACCTCACCGGTTACTCCTTTACTTCTATTTGCACTGGCAAACAAGTTTCTAAATTGTTTTTCCAATATACCATAGGTATATTTTGCCTTTTGTTTTTCCATCAACTGAACAGCGTATTCAGATTTTTTACCTCTACGTCTATTCTGTCCGTGTTGCCCAGGAGGGTAACTTTTCTTTTCAAAAGACTTATCGTCTCCAAAAATCGCTTCGCCAAACTTACGTGCGATCTTACTTTTTGGTCCTGTATATCTTGCCATCTTCTTTTAATTTGGAAATGTGATTATGAATTAAGGCTTAATCCTTCGATAATCGTAACTACACCTCCTTTGAAATATTAATATTAATTAAACTCTTCTTCTTTTTGGAGGTCTACACCCGTTATGTGGCATTGGGGTAACATCGATGATTTCAGTAACCTCGATACCAGCATTGTGTAAAGAACGAATTGCAGATTCTCTACCATTACCTGGCCCCTTTACATAAACCTTCACCTTTCTAAGACCTGCTTCGTGAGCTACCTTAGCACAATCCTCAGCAGCTACTTGAGCAGCATATGGAGTGTTCTTCTTAGAACCTCTGAAACCTTGTTTTCCAGCAGATGACCAAGAGATAACATCTCCCTTTTTATTAGTCAAGGATATGATAATATTATTGAAAGATGCTGTAACGTGAGCTTCTCCCACGGCATCTACTATTACCTTACGTTTCTTAGCCGATTTTGCATTTGTCTTTGCCATAATATGCTACTTATTATTTAGTTGCCTTTTTCTTGTTGGCAACTGTTTTTCTTTTTCCTTTACGGGTTCTAGAGTTGTTCTTGGTTCTTTGACCTCTTAAAGGCAGACCAGCTCTATGACGAATACCTCTGTAACAACCAATATCCATTAATCGCTTAATGTTCAATTGTGTCTCAGACCTTAATTCACCTTCAATAGTGTATAAAGCAACAGCCTCACGAATACGACCAATTTCATCATCGTTCCAATCAGATACTTTAGTATCTTCACTAACCTGTGCCTTATCTAAAATCTCTTTAGACCTACTTTTACCAATACCAAAAATATAGGTAAGGGCTATAACACCTCTCTTCTGTTTTGGTATATCTATACCTGCAATTCTTGCCATAATTACCCTTGTCTTTGTTTAAATCTAGGATTCTTTTTGTTGATTACGTACAACCTGCCTTTTCTGCGAACTATTTTGCAATCGGCACTTCTTTTCTTTACTGAAGCTCTAACTTTCATCTTGCTGTCTTAATATCTATATGTAATTCTTGCTTTGGTCAGGTCATATGGGCTCATCTCCAATTTAACCTTATCTCCAGGAAGCAATTTTATGTAATGCATTCTCATTTTGCCCGATATATGAGCTGTTACCACATGCCCATTTTCAAGTTCCACTCGAAACATTGCATTCGAAAGAGCCTCTATAATAGACCCATCTTGTTCAATTGCCGCTTGTTTAGCCATAACTTATGCTACTTTCCTGTTTTTACCAGATTTCATTAAACCATCATAATGTCTGTTCAATAGGTAAGCGTTTACTTGCTGAACAGTATCAATGGCTACACCAACCATAATCAATAGCGATGTACCACCATAAAACAATGCCCAACCTGCTTGAACATCCATCAACTTAACCACTATTGCCGGTAATACTGCCAATAGAGCTAGAAAGACTGATCCAGGTAATGTAATCAATGACATTATCTTATCTAAGAAATCTCCGGTTTCCTTCCCTGGTCTAATACCTGGGATAAAACCACCACTTCTTTTCAAATCATCAGCCATCTTATTTGTAGGCACTGTAATTGCAGTATAAAAATATGTAAAGATTATAATCAATAGTCCAAACAATATATTATAGGCCAATCCAAAAATATCCTGAAACTGTACTTCCATCCACTGACCAACTGCTGTATTATTAAACGTTTTCCCAATTAAACCAGGAGCAAACATTATAGCTTGTGCAAAGATGATTGGCATTACCCCAGAAGCATTCAACTTCAATGGAATATATTGTCTAGACCCCATTACATTTTTCTCGTAACCACCAGAGGCAGTTCTTCGAGCATATTGCACGGGAATTTGACGTGTTGCCATTACCAATAATACACTGGCTAGGATAACCAAGAACCATAATATGACCTCGATTAGGATGAACATTAAACCACCATTATTATTAGCAGTTCTAGAAATGAATTCCTGAACGAAAGATTGCGGTAAAGTGGCAATAATACCAATCATTATCAATAATGAAATACCATTACCAATACCTTTATCTGTAATTTTCTCACCCAACCACATTGCAAACACACATCCTGTTACCAATATAATAACAGAAGGCACTATAAAATCCAATCCTTTTCCTAGTACAAAAGCACTATCAGGAACACCCAATGCACCTAAACTATAAAGATATGCCGGCGCTTGAACAATACAAATACCAATGGTCAACCATCTAGTAATTTGGTTTATAGTTTTTCGGCCGCTCTCGCCTTCTTTCTGTAATTTCTGTAAATACGGAATTGCAATACCCATTAATTGTACAACAATCGACGCAGAAATATAGGGCATTATCCCCAAGGCAAAAACAGAGGCATTAGCAAATGCACCACCTGTAAAAGCATTAAGTATGCCTAAAATACCATTATCGGTATTTGAGGATAACTCTGCTAATTGTGTGGTATCAATACCAGGAAGAACAATTTGACAGCCAAAACGGTATACCAAAAGAAGACCTAAGGTGATAATAATTCTATTCCTTAGCTCTTCAATCTTCCAAATGTTTGATATTGTCTCGAAAAATTTCTTCATAGTCTTGTCTTGTCTAGCTTATAAACTTATTGCTTCACCACCAGCAGCCTCAATAGCAGCTTTTGCCGTAGCCGTAAACTTATGCACAGAAACTTTTAAAGAAGCCTTTAACTCCCCTCTACCTAAAATTTTAACCAATTCGTTCTTTCCAACTAAACCGTTTTCAACAAGGTTTTCAAAAGTAACAACATCTTTAATCACCTTAGTGTCTACAAGCTCTTGTAGCTTATCAAGATTTATTCCTTGGTATTCTTTCCTGTTTATGTTCTTAAATCCAAATTTAGGAACACGTCTTTGCAAAGGCATTTGACCACCTTCAAAACCAATTTTCTTGGAATAACCTGATCTAGATTTGGCTCCCTTGTGACCTCTGGTCGCAGTACCACCTTTTCCTGATCCCTGTCCTCTTCCTACTCTTTTACCGTCTCTATTGACAGAACCTTCAGCTGGTTTTAGATTACTTAAATTCATTACACCGTATATATATTAAGCCTCCTCTGTGGAAACTAAGTGTTTAACTTTATCTATCATGCCAAGAATATTTGGCGTGGCATCATGCTCTACAATCTGGCCAATCTTACGTAGTCCCAAAGCTTCCAACGTTCTCTTTTGGTTCTGTGGACGCTTAATACTACTTTTTAACTGTTTTACTTTAATCTTTGCCATAATATTCAATTATCCTTTAAAAACTTTTTCCAAAGAAACACCTCTTTGTTGCGCGACTGTTTTTGCACCTCTTAACTGTAAAAGCGCATCAAAAGTAGCTTTAACAACATTATGAGGGTTAGAAGAACCTTGTGACTTTGACAATACATCATGTACTCCCACCGCTTCCAGTACCGCTCTCACAGCACCACCAGCAATTACACCTGTACCATGTGATGCAGGTTGAATATAAACACGGGCACCACCAAATTTTCCTTTTTGCTCATGCGGCAAAGTGTGTTTGTCCAAAGGAATTCTAATAAGGTTCTTTTTAGCATCCTCGATAGCCTTAGCAATAGCTGTTGCAACTTCTTTGGATTTACCCAAGCCATGCCCTACAACTCCTGCTTCATCACCTACCACGACGATAGCCGAGAAACCAAATGCTCTACCACCCTTGGTTACTTTGGTTACCCTTTGTACGCCAACCAATCTATCTTTTAAATCTAAACCTCCTGGCTTAACAGTCTCTACGTTTTTGTATTTCTGGTACATACTCTTTATTAAAATTTTAGTCCTGCTTCCCTTGCTCCTTCAGCGAGCGATTTTACTCTGCCGTGATATAAGTTACCCCCTCTATCAAATGCAACTTGCTCAATGCCAGCTTTTTTGCATTTTTCAGCGATAGTCTTTCCTACCAACGTAGCAATTTCCGATTTGCTTCCCTTTTCAGAAGCCAAATCTTTATCTCTGGATGAAGCTGCAAGTAGGGTAGTCCCTTCGTTATCATCGATTACTTGAGCATAGATTCCAGTATTACTTCTAAATACTGACAATCTTGGTCTGTCAGCAGTTCCGAAGGAAACCTTTCTGATTCTCCTTCTGATTCTTAATTTTCTTTGAGTCTTTGATAATCCCATGACGCTAATTATTAAGCTGATTTACCTGCTTTTCTTCTTAATTGTTCACCAACGAACTTGATACCTTTTCCTTTGTAAGGCTCTGGCTTACGGAAAGAACGAATCTTTGCTGCCACTTGCCCAACTAATTGCTTGTCAAAAGAGGAAAGTTTTATAATTGGATTCTTTCCTTTTTCAGATGTTGTCTCAATCTTAACTTCTGGAGCAATGTTCATCACAATATTGTGGGAAAACCCAAGGGCAAGATCCAATTTTTGACCTTGATTGCTAGCTCTATAACCAACACCAACCAATTCCAGTTCCTTGGTCCAACCTTTAGATACACCTTCAACCATATTCAAAACCAAAGATCTGTACAGACCATGTTTTGCTTTATGTTCTTTTGAATCTGAAGGCCTAGTCACCAATGCCTGACCATCTTCTATCTTAATCTCTACACCAGAAAAATCCTGAGTTAATTCACCCAATTTTCCTTTTACGGCAACCACATTATCCTTAACCTCGATGGTTACACCTTCTGGGATTGCGATTGGATTATTACCTATTCTTGACATTTTTTTACTCTTTAAATAGTATTAATATACATAGCATAATACCTCGCCACCAACATTCTCGTTTTTGGCCTGCTTACTGGTCATTACCCCGTGAGAAGTAGAAACAATCGCAATACCCAACCCGTTAAGTACTCGTGGCATATTACCAGAGTTGGCATACTTACGTAAACCTGGCTTACTTATACGCTGTAATTTTTTAATTACTGGCTCTTTTGTCACCTTATCATATTTTAAGGCAATCTTTATTGAACCCTGTACTTCATCTTCCTCGAACTTATAACTTAAAATATATCCTTGATCGAATAATATTTTCGTTATCTCTTTCTTAACATTGGATGCCGGAATTTCGACCACTCTGTGACCAGCCGAATTGGCATTTCTAACTCTTGTTAAGTAATCTGCTATAGTATCTGTTACCATGTATATATATTTCGGTAGCGGTTTTCAACAATTTGTCGAACCTAAAACCAATTAATCTTTTATTACCAGCTTGCTTTTTTAACTCCAGGAATCAACCCTTGGTTGGCCATCTCTCTGAAAGTCACCCTTGAAATACCAAAAGTTCTCATATACCCTTTAGGTCTCCCTGTTAATTTGCAACGATTGTGCATGCGGACAGGAGAAGCATTTTTTGGCAATTTCTGAAGCGCTTCATAGTCACCAGCTTCTTTCAAAGCTTTACGCTTTTCAGCATATTTAGCAACTGTCTTTGCCCTTTTTCTTTCACGGGCCTTCATTGATTCTTTAGCCATACTAGTTCTTTTTAAAAGGTAATCCTAATTCCGTTAATAATGATTTCGCTTCTTTATCAGTTGGCGCAGATGTAACGAATGTTATATCCATACCATTAATTCTGTTGATTTTATCAATATTGATTTCAGGAAAAATAATCTGTTCAGTAACACCTAAACTATAATTACCTCTGCCATCAAAACCTGTGGCACGAATTCCTTGAAAATCTCTTACCCTTGGCAAAGCCGAAGTAACTAATCTATCCAAGAATTCATACATTTTTTCTCCACGCAAAGTAACTTTCGCCCCAATCGGCATTCCTTTACGAAGTTTAAATGTGGCAACATCCTTTTTTGATATAGTAGCTATAGCCTTTTGACCAGTGATATTTGACAATTCATCAACAGCATGATCAATCAACTTTTTATCAGCTACTGCAGCTCCTACACCTCTGCTCACCACAATTTTTTCTAATTTAGGAACTTGCATTACATTTTTGTAACCAAACTCCTCTTTAAGCGCACTTACAATACGCTCGTTATATTCTGTTTTTAATCTTGCAACGTAAGCCATAACTAAATTACTTCATTGGATTTTTTAGAAAATCTAACCTTCTTACCATCTCTAACTTCTAACCCCACCCTAGTTGCTTCACTAGATTTGGAATCTATCAATGATAGATTGGAAATATGAATAGGAGCCTCTTTCTTAACAATACCGCCTTGAGGATTGTTCGCACTTGGCTTCTCATGTTTTGAAACCATATTGGCTCCTTCCACGATAGCCTTGTCCTTTTCAATAAACACCTTGGTCACTTTACCTTCAGTACCTTTATGGTCTCCAGCAATTATCCGAACGGTATCTCCTGTTTTTATCTTTAACTTTTTCATTATCGTCTTAATATTAAAGCACCTCAGGGGCTAATGATACAATCTTCATGAACTGCTTATCACGTAATTCCCTGGCAACTGGGCCAAAAACACGAGTACCTCTCATTTCACCTGTTGGGTTCAATAAAACACAAGCATTATCATCAAAACGAATGTAAGAACCATCCTGTCTTCTTACTTCTTTCTTTGTCCTAACCACAACTGCGGTTGAAACTGCTCCTTTTTTGATACCACCATTTGGTGTAGCTTCTTTTACCGTAACAACGATTTTATCGCCAATAGAAGCATATCTTCTTTTGGTACCACCAAGAACTCGGATGGTCAAAACCTCTTTTGCTCCTGTATTGTCCGCTACCTTTAATCTTGATTCTTGCTGTAACATAATTATTTAGCTCTTTCTAAGATTTCTACTAACCTCCAACATTTTGTCTTGCTCAAGGGACGGGTCTCCATAATCTTTACGGTATCACCAATATTACAATCGTTCTTTTCGTCGTGTGCAACGTATTTCTTCGTTTTCAAAACGAACTTACCGTACATAGGGTGTTTAACTCTTTTTACTTCAGCGACTACAATAGATTTCTCCATTTTGTCGCTAGTAACAACCCCTACTCTCTCTTTTCTTAAGTTTCTTTTTTCCATAAAGCAGAACCAATTATTGGTTTTCCCTATTAGTTAATTCTGTTGCTAATCTTGCAACCGTTCTTCTTACTTTTCTGATCTGAAGAGGGTTCTCCAATGGAGTTACAAAATGCGCCATCTTTAAATCTGCATGCTGCTTCTTGTACTCAGCAAGCTTTTCCGTAAGTTCTTCGACAGATAATTTCTTTATTTCTAAATTTTTCATGATTCCTTACGATTAATTCTCTTCAGTATAATCTCTTGCAACAACGAACTTCGTTTTTACAGGTAATTTCTGGGCTGCCAATCGCAAAGCTTCCTTTGCAACTTCTTGGGGCACACCACCAACTTCGAACATTATTCTACCTGGCTTTACCACAGCAACAAAATATTCTGGAGCACCTTTACCTTTACCCATACGTACTTCCAATGGTTTCTTGGTAATAGGCTTATCTGGGAATATTTTAATCCATAATTGCCCTTCCCTTTTCATAAACCTTGTTGCAGCAATACGAGCTGCTTCAATTTGACGGGAAGTCAAAAAAGATGAATCCAAGGATTTTATGCCGAACATTCCGTTTGAAAGCCTATGACCTCTTCCGGAGTTACCCTTCATACGGCCCTTTTGCATTTTACGAAACTTGGTTCTTTTCGGTTGTAACATTTCTCTACTTCTTTAAAAAATTACTTTCTACGACGTTGCTTTCTCTGTCCGTCTTGCTTTCCACCTTTTCCACCTTGGCCTTTTTGCATGCCAACCAATGGAGAAAGCTCTCTTTTACCGTATACCTCACCTTTCATGATCCAAACCTTTATACCTAATCTTCCGTAGGTAGTATGAGCTTCATGTAAGGCATAATCAATATCGGCCCTAAAAGTTGATAAAGGAATACGACCATCTTTATAAGATTCGGAACGAGCCATTTCAGCCCCATTCAAACGTCCTGATATCTGAACTTTTATCCCCTCCGCATTCATTCTCATTGCAGCAGCAATTGACATTTTGATTGCACGTCTGAATGAAATTCTACTCTCAATTTGTCTTGCAATACTTGCAGCAACCAAATTAGCATCTACTTCAGGTCTTTTGATCTCATAAATATTGATCTGAACCTCTTTATTGGTAATCTTCTTTAACTCCTCTTTTAGCTTGTCAACTTCTTGACCACCTTTACCAATTATAATACCTGGTCTCGCAGTTGTTACCGTAACGGTAATCAACTTTAAAGTGCGCTCAATAATTACCCTAGATACACTTGCCTTAGAAAGACGGGCATGTATATACTTTCTGATTTTATCATCTTCTGCCAGCTTATCGCCATAATCATTTCCACCATACCAGTTAGATTCCCATCCTCTGATAATTCCTAGACGATTTCCTATCGGATTTGTTTTCTGTCCCATTCTAGCTTGCTATATTATTGTTAGACCCCAAAACCAAAGTAACATGGTTTGAACGTTTTCTTATTCTATGCGCTCTACCCTGTGGTGCTGGTCGCAATCTTTTTAACATACTACCACTATCAACTCTAATCTCCTTAACTACAAGGTCAGCATCTTCCATACTGGCATCCTCATTTTTAGCTTGCCAATTTGCCAATGCAGATAAAAGCAATTTTTCCAATCTTCTAGAAGCTTCTTTTGAATTAAATCTCAAGATTGCCAAAGCTTTCTCAACTTCAACTCCTCTAATCAAATCTGCAACCAATCTCATCTTTCTAGGAGAGGTAGGGCAATTATTCAATTTAGCGAATGCCAATTGTTGTTTTTCAGCCTTGATTCTTTCGGCCATTTGTCTTTTTCGAACTCCCATAGCTTACTTTTTACCCTTATTCTTAGCTCCTGCATGACCTCTAAAAGATCTAGTCGGAGAAAATTCGCCTAGTTTGTGACCTACCATATTCTCTGTAATATAAACAGGAACAAATTGTCTCCCATTATGAACAGCTACAGTAAGACCAACAAAATCAGGTGTTATCATTGATGCTCTTGACCAAGTTTTTATCACACTCTTCTTTCCAGAAGATGCATTTTGTTGGACTTTTTTATCCAAACTATGATGAACGTAAGGTCCTTTTTTTAGTGAACGTGCCATTTCTTTTTCTTTTTATTTCTTTCTACGTTCTAATATATATCTATTCGTGCTTTTGGTTTTAGAACGAGTTCTATAACCTTTGGCAGGAATTCCATTTTTAGATCTTGGGTGTCCTCCAGAAGCTCTACCTTCACCACCACCCATTGGATGATCAACAGGGTTCATAGCTACCGGCCTTGTCCTAGGTCTTCTACCCAACCATCTGCTTCTACCTGCTTTACCAGATACCAACAATTGATGATCCGAATTTGAGACAGCCCCAATAGTCGCTAAACAACCAGAGAGCACAAGCCTAGTTTCACCTGATGGTAATTTTACCGTAACAAACTTACCGTCCTTTGCCATTAACTGAGCAAATGTTCCAGCACTTCGCGCCATCACGGCACCTTGTCCTGGTCTCAACTCAATACATGAAATAATAGTTCCTAAAGGAATATCATTCAATGGAAGTGCATTTCCTATCTCCGGAGCAGCAGTAGCTCCAGCAGAAACTGTTTGACCTACTTCTAATCCGTTTTGCGCTATCACATAGCGTTTTTCTCCATCTACATATTCCAGTAACGCAATAAAAGCGGTTCTGTTAGGATCATACTGAATTGATTTTACTGTAGCAGCAACTCCTTGCTTATCTCTTTTAAAATCAATAATACGATACCTTCTTTTATGACCTCCGCCTCTATGGCGCATGGTCATTTTTCCATGACTATTTCTACCTCCCGACTTTTTTAACGGAGCAAGCAAGCTTTTCTCCGGCTTATCAGCAGTAATGGCGTCAAATCCGTTTACTACTCTAAAACGCTGTCCAGGAGTGATTGGTTTTAATTTTCTAACTGACATTTCTTGTCTTTATAGATTACTGTAAAAATCAATTATATCACCTTCAGCAACATCGATAATAGCCTTTTTAATAGCATTTGTCTTACCGTGCTGAATTCCAGTTTTAGTATATCGTGACTTTCTAGTAGGACCATAATTCATGGTTCTTACTTTTTTCACAGAAACACCATAAGTTGCCTCAACAGCATCCTTAATCTGGATTTTGTTTGCCTTAGGATCCACAACGAAACCATAACGATTGTGCAACTCGCTATCCGCAGTCATTTTTTCCGTTATAATTGGCTTTATTAACACACTCATCGTTTTCCTATTTATTTAAGTTCAATTCTATACCTTCTAATGAACCTTCAAGCAATACAATATTATTTGCATTTAATATTTTGTAAGTGCTTAATTCTGAGTTGATTACAACTTCAGAACGCTCTAAATTACGCGAAGACAAATATACACCATTATTTGAATCACCCAACACAAACAAAGATTTTTTGTTTTCCAGTCCCAAGGACTTTAAAATTTGTACAAAATCCTTCGTTTTAGGTGTCTCCAAATCAAAGTCTTCAACTACCATTACGGCCTTCTCTTTTGTCTTAATACTAAGAGCAGATTTTCTAGCCAAACGTTTTACGTTTTTATTCAGTTTTTGGCTATAATCTTTAGGTCTTGGGCCAAAAATACGACCACCACCTCTAAAGATAGGAGACTTGATACTACCCGCTCTAGCGGTACCAGTACCTTTTTGCTTCTTAATCTTTCTTGTACTTCCAACAATCTCGCCTCTTTCCTTAGCCTTGTGAGTACCCTGCCTCTGATGAGCCAAGTACTGCTTAACATCCAGGTAAATAGCGTGGTTGTTTGGTTCTATAGCGAAAACATTGTCAGAAAGGTCTACCTTTCTTCCTGTTTCTTTTCCTTTAATATCTAAAACTGCTACCTTCATTACTGCCACCTTTTAATGGTTACATAAGCATTCTTATGACCAGGAACACACCCTTTAACAACTAAAAGATTTTTCTCTGGAACTATTTTTAAAACTCTAAGGTTTTGAACCGTTGTACGGTCACCACCCATTCTACCGGCCATCCTCATACCTTTGAATACTCTCGCAGGATAAGAAGCCGCCCCAATAGAACCAGGAGCCCTAAGTCTATTGTGTTGCCCGTGAGTTGCTTGACCAACACCGGCGAAACCGTGTCGCTTTACAACTCCTTGAAAACCTTTTCCCTTTGATGTTCCTACAACATCAACAAATTCTCCTTCTACAAAAACGTCAACACCAATAGTGTCTCCCAATTTATATTCACCTTCAAATCCTTGGAACTCAACGACTTTTTTCTTTGGAGAAGCACCTGCTTTTTTAAAGTGGCCAGATTCAGCCTTATTAGCACGTTTTTCTGCCTTGTCATCGAAACCAAGTTGAAGGGCACTGTACCCGTCTACCTCTTCGGTTCTGACTTGGGTAACCACACATGGGCCTGCCTCAATGACGGTACATGGAACATTTTTTCCATTCTCATCAAAGATGCTGGTCATGCCTACTTTTTTTCCTATTAACCCAGACATATAATTATTATTTATTTATTATTCAACTATTAAACTCTTTTACAAAAAAACAGGGTCAAAAATAATTCAACCCTGAATTTATTTTTGTTACCGTTTTTCCCTTGCACGCAGCTCGGGACATGTTTAAACCATTCCTATTTGGAATGACCGATACTTACACTTTAATCTCAACCTCAACACCACTTGGAAGTTCTAACTTCATAAGGGCATCAATTGTTTTAGACGAAGAACTATAAATGTCCAACAATCTTTTATAAGAGCTCAATTGAAATTGCTCTCTTGATTTTTTATTTACGTGCGGAGAACGCAAAACCGTAAATATTTTTTTATGTGTTGGTAAAGGAATTGGCCCAGTTACCAC contains:
- the rplB gene encoding 50S ribosomal protein L2; the protein is MSVRKLKPITPGQRFRVVNGFDAITADKPEKSLLAPLKKSGGRNSHGKMTMRHRGGGHKRRYRIIDFKRDKQGVAATVKSIQYDPNRTAFIALLEYVDGEKRYVIAQNGLEVGQTVSAGATAAPEIGNALPLNDIPLGTIISCIELRPGQGAVMARSAGTFAQLMAKDGKFVTVKLPSGETRLVLSGCLATIGAVSNSDHQLLVSGKAGRSRWLGRRPRTRPVAMNPVDHPMGGGEGRASGGHPRSKNGIPAKGYRTRSKTKSTNRYILERRKK
- the rplW gene encoding 50S ribosomal protein L23 — translated: MSVLIKPIITEKMTADSELHNRYGFVVDPKANKIQIKDAVEATYGVSVKKVRTMNYGPTRKSRYTKTGIQHGKTNAIKKAIIDVAEGDIIDFYSNL
- the rpsJ gene encoding 30S ribosomal protein S10, encoding MSQKIRIKLKSYDHNLVDKSAEKIVKTVKTTGAVVTGPIPLPTHKKIFTVLRSPHVNKKSREQFQLSSYKRLLDIYSSSSKTIDALMKLELPSGVEVEIKV
- the rpsS gene encoding 30S ribosomal protein S19, with translation MARSLKKGPYVHHSLDKKVQQNASSGKKSVIKTWSRASMITPDFVGLTVAVHNGRQFVPVYITENMVGHKLGEFSPTRSFRGHAGAKNKGKK
- the rplC gene encoding 50S ribosomal protein L3, encoding MSGLIGKKVGMTSIFDENGKNVPCTVIEAGPCVVTQVRTEEVDGYSALQLGFDDKAEKRANKAESGHFKKAGASPKKKVVEFQGFEGEYKLGDTIGVDVFVEGEFVDVVGTSKGKGFQGVVKRHGFAGVGQATHGQHNRLRAPGSIGAASYPARVFKGMRMAGRMGGDRTTVQNLRVLKIVPEKNLLVVKGCVPGHKNAYVTIKRWQ
- the rplD gene encoding 50S ribosomal protein L4 encodes the protein MKVAVLDIKGKETGRKVDLSDNVFAIEPNNHAIYLDVKQYLAHQRQGTHKAKERGEIVGSTRKIKKQKGTGTARAGSIKSPIFRGGGRIFGPRPKDYSQKLNKNVKRLARKSALSIKTKEKAVMVVEDFDLETPKTKDFVQILKSLGLENKKSLFVLGDSNNGVYLSSRNLERSEVVINSELSTYKILNANNIVLLEGSLEGIELNLNK